From the Streptomyces sp. Tu 2975 genome, one window contains:
- the radA gene encoding DNA repair protein RadA → MAARTKSAKDRPSYRCTDCGWTTVKWLGRCPECQAWGTVEEYGAPAVRTTAAGRVSTAALPIGQVDGRQATARTTGVDELDRVLGGGLVPGAVVLLAGEPGVGKSTLLLDVAAKAASDEHRTLYVTGEESASQVRLRADRIKALHDHLYLAAETDLSAVLGHLDAVKPSLLVLDSVQTVASPEIDGAPGGMAQVREVAGALIRASKERGMSTLLVGHVTKDGAIAGPRLLEHLVDVVLSFEGDRHARLRLVRGVKNRYGATDEVGCFELHDEGITGLADPSGLFLTRRAEPVPGTCLTVTLEGRRPLVAEVQALTVDSQIPSPRRTTSGLETSRVSMMLAVLEQRGRITALGKRDIYSATVGGVKLSEPAADLAIALALASAASDVPLPKNLVAIGEVGLAGEVRRVTGVQRRLAEAHRLGFTHALVPSDPGKIPPGMKVTEVADMGDALRVLPKGRQGSSGGGSRKERTEAPREAEARR, encoded by the coding sequence ATGGCTGCCCGTACGAAATCCGCGAAGGACCGGCCGTCCTACCGCTGCACCGACTGCGGCTGGACGACCGTCAAGTGGCTCGGCCGCTGCCCCGAATGCCAGGCGTGGGGCACGGTCGAGGAGTACGGCGCACCCGCCGTCCGCACCACCGCCGCCGGCCGTGTGTCCACCGCCGCCCTGCCCATCGGCCAGGTCGACGGCCGCCAGGCGACCGCCCGCACCACCGGCGTCGACGAGCTCGACCGGGTACTCGGCGGCGGCCTGGTGCCCGGCGCCGTCGTGCTCCTCGCGGGCGAGCCCGGCGTCGGGAAGTCGACGCTGCTGCTCGACGTCGCGGCGAAGGCGGCGAGCGACGAGCACCGCACGCTCTACGTGACCGGCGAGGAGTCCGCCAGTCAGGTGCGGCTGCGCGCCGACCGGATCAAGGCGCTGCACGACCACCTCTACCTCGCGGCGGAGACCGACCTCTCGGCCGTGCTCGGCCACCTGGACGCGGTCAAGCCCTCCCTGCTGGTCCTGGACTCGGTGCAGACCGTGGCGTCCCCCGAGATCGACGGGGCCCCCGGCGGCATGGCCCAGGTCCGGGAGGTCGCGGGCGCACTCATCCGCGCCTCCAAGGAGCGCGGCATGTCGACGCTGCTCGTCGGCCACGTCACCAAGGACGGCGCCATCGCCGGCCCCCGGCTGCTCGAGCACCTGGTGGACGTGGTGCTCTCCTTCGAGGGCGACCGGCATGCCCGGCTGCGTCTGGTCAGAGGCGTGAAGAACCGGTACGGAGCGACCGACGAGGTCGGCTGCTTCGAACTGCACGACGAGGGCATCACCGGTCTCGCCGACCCGTCCGGACTGTTTCTGACCCGCCGCGCCGAGCCGGTCCCCGGCACCTGCCTGACGGTGACCCTGGAGGGCCGCCGCCCCTTGGTCGCCGAGGTGCAGGCCCTCACCGTCGACTCCCAGATCCCCTCCCCCCGGCGCACCACGTCCGGCCTGGAGACCTCCCGCGTGTCGATGATGCTGGCCGTGCTCGAGCAGCGCGGCCGCATCACCGCCCTCGGCAAGCGCGACATCTACAGCGCCACGGTCGGGGGGGTGAAGCTCTCCGAGCCCGCCGCGGACCTGGCGATCGCGCTCGCCCTGGCCTCGGCGGCCAGCGACGTGCCCCTGCCGAAGAACCTGGTCGCCATCGGCGAGGTCGGTCTCGCCGGCGAGGTGAGGAGGGTCACGGGCGTCCAGCGCAGACTGGCGGAGGCCCACCGTCTGGGCTTCACGCACGCCCTGGTCCCCTCCGATCCGGGGAAGATCCCACCCGGTATGAAGGTCACCGAAGTCGCCGACATGGGTGACGCCCTGAGGGTGCTGCCGAAAGGCCGTCAAGGGTCCTCAGGGGGCGGCTCGCGCAAAGAGCGGACGGAGGCCCCACGGGAGGCGGAAGCTCGCCGGTAG
- the disA gene encoding DNA integrity scanning diadenylate cyclase DisA has translation MAAKDGASAPGKSGGGSGNEALIRAALSAVAPGTALRDGLERILRGNTGGLIVLGMDKTVESMCTGGFVLDVEFTATRLRELCKLDGALILDKDISKIHRAGVQLVPDASIPTEETGTRHRTADRVSRQCGFPVVSVSQSMRLIALYVDGERRVLEESAAILSRANQALATLERYKLRLDEVAGTLSALEIEDLVTVRDVTAVAQRLEMVRRIATEIAEYVVELGTDGRLLALQLDELIAGVEPERELVVRDYVPEPTAKRSRTVEEALAELDALSHGELLELPTVARALGYSGSPETLDSAVSPRGYRLLAKVPRLPGAIIERLVEHFGGLQKLLAASVDDLQAVDGVGEARARSVREGLSRLAESSILERYV, from the coding sequence GTGGCAGCCAAGGACGGGGCATCAGCACCCGGAAAGTCCGGCGGAGGCTCCGGCAACGAAGCGCTGATCCGCGCCGCCCTGAGCGCCGTCGCACCGGGCACCGCCCTGCGTGACGGACTGGAGCGCATCCTCCGGGGCAACACCGGAGGCCTGATCGTTCTCGGCATGGACAAGACCGTCGAGTCGATGTGCACCGGCGGTTTCGTGCTGGACGTGGAATTCACCGCCACCAGGTTGCGCGAGCTGTGCAAGCTGGACGGCGCGCTCATCCTCGACAAGGACATCTCCAAGATCCACCGGGCCGGCGTGCAGCTGGTCCCCGACGCCTCGATCCCCACGGAGGAGACGGGCACCCGGCACCGCACCGCGGACCGGGTCTCACGTCAGTGCGGCTTCCCGGTGGTGTCCGTGTCGCAGTCGATGCGCCTGATCGCGCTGTACGTGGACGGAGAGCGCCGGGTCCTCGAGGAGTCGGCGGCGATCCTGTCCCGCGCCAACCAGGCGCTGGCCACGCTCGAGCGCTACAAGCTCCGCCTCGACGAGGTCGCGGGCACACTGTCGGCCCTCGAGATCGAGGACCTGGTCACCGTCCGCGACGTCACCGCTGTCGCACAGCGTCTGGAGATGGTGCGCCGGATCGCGACGGAGATCGCGGAGTACGTGGTCGAGCTGGGCACCGACGGCCGTCTGCTGGCCCTGCAGCTCGACGAGTTGATCGCGGGTGTCGAGCCGGAGCGCGAACTGGTCGTGCGCGACTACGTACCGGAGCCGACGGCGAAGCGCTCGCGCACCGTGGAGGAGGCACTCGCGGAGCTGGACGCGCTCAGCCACGGTGAACTCCTCGAACTGCCCACCGTGGCAAGGGCGCTCGGCTACAGCGGTTCGCCGGAGACGCTCGACTCGGCTGTCTCGCCGCGCGGTTACCGGCTGCTGGCGAAGGTTCCGCGGCTGCCGGGCGCGATCATCGAGCGGCTCGTCGAGCACTTCGGCGGTCTCCAGAAGCTGCTCGCGGCCAGCGTGGACGACCTTCAGGCGGTGGACGGCGTCGGCGAGGCGCGGGCGCGCAGCGTGCGGGAGGGCCTGTCGCGGCTCGCGGAGTCCTCGATCCTCGAGCGGTACGTCTAG
- a CDS encoding phosphatase PAP2 family protein: MDSSITRDLYRDIIDFAHTTPSWVQHLAELWTEAGLLLFGVLFVVAWWRSRAGDDRAVALAVLAPLATAAGYVVSESLKSVVDEERPCRTVADAAAALVPCPPTGDWSFPSNHAAIAGAAAVALALAWPRIALFTVPMALLMAFSRVFVGVHYPHDVLVGLVVGALVATVFTLVLVRAAATLLGTMRRSRTPLVVWFTGPGQAPAPAPAPQAYEPRA; this comes from the coding sequence ATGGACAGCAGCATCACCCGCGATCTCTACCGGGACATCATCGACTTCGCCCACACGACTCCTTCCTGGGTCCAGCACCTCGCCGAACTCTGGACGGAGGCCGGGCTGTTGCTCTTCGGGGTGCTGTTCGTCGTGGCCTGGTGGCGGTCGCGGGCCGGCGACGACCGGGCCGTCGCGCTCGCGGTGCTCGCACCGCTCGCGACGGCTGCCGGCTACGTCGTCAGCGAGTCCCTGAAGTCGGTCGTGGACGAGGAGCGCCCCTGCCGTACGGTCGCGGACGCGGCGGCGGCACTGGTGCCCTGCCCGCCGACCGGCGACTGGTCGTTCCCGAGCAACCACGCGGCGATCGCCGGCGCGGCGGCCGTGGCCCTGGCCCTCGCGTGGCCGCGGATCGCGCTGTTCACGGTGCCGATGGCCCTGCTGATGGCGTTCTCCCGGGTCTTCGTCGGTGTGCACTACCCGCATGACGTGCTGGTGGGGCTCGTGGTCGGCGCGCTCGTCGCGACGGTGTTCACGCTGGTGCTGGTCCGTGCGGCAGCGACGCTGCTGGGCACCATGCGCAGGAGCCGTACACCGCTCGTGGTCTGGTTCACCGGCCCCGGGCAGGCACCGGCACCGGCCCCCGCGCCGCAGGCGTACGAGCCCCGCGCCTGA
- a CDS encoding A/G-specific adenine glycosylase: protein MTVTHETQTPEAVDPASLHTPVIAWFDQHARDLPWRRPEAGAWGVMVSEFMLQQTPVNRVLPVYEQWLARWPRPADLAKEAPGEAVRAWGRLGYPRRALRLHGAAQAITERHGGEVPTDHAQLLALPGIGEYTAAAVASFAYGQRHAVLDTNVRRVFARAAIGIQYPPNATTAAERKLARALLPEDERTAARWAAASMELGALVCTAKNEDCARCPIAEQCAWRQAGKPAHVGPARRGQTYAGTDRQVRGKLLAVLREAVTPVPQSALDAVWHEPLQRGRALDGLVADGLVEPLENGCYRLPLT from the coding sequence ATGACTGTCACTCACGAAACCCAGACGCCCGAAGCCGTCGACCCCGCCTCGCTCCACACCCCCGTCATCGCCTGGTTCGACCAGCACGCCCGTGACCTGCCCTGGCGTCGCCCCGAGGCAGGCGCATGGGGCGTGATGGTGAGCGAGTTCATGTTGCAGCAGACCCCGGTGAACCGGGTCCTGCCCGTGTACGAGCAGTGGCTGGCCCGCTGGCCGCGCCCCGCCGACCTGGCCAAGGAGGCCCCCGGTGAGGCCGTCCGGGCCTGGGGCCGGCTCGGCTACCCCAGGCGGGCCCTGCGCCTGCACGGCGCCGCGCAGGCGATAACGGAGCGGCACGGCGGCGAGGTCCCGACCGACCACGCGCAGCTCCTCGCCCTGCCGGGGATCGGCGAGTACACGGCGGCGGCCGTGGCCTCCTTCGCGTACGGGCAGCGGCACGCCGTCCTGGACACGAACGTCCGGCGGGTGTTCGCCCGCGCAGCGATCGGCATCCAGTACCCGCCGAACGCGACGACGGCGGCCGAGCGCAAGCTGGCCCGCGCACTGCTCCCGGAGGACGAGCGGACCGCGGCACGCTGGGCGGCGGCCTCGATGGAGCTGGGCGCGCTGGTGTGCACCGCCAAGAACGAGGACTGCGCGCGCTGCCCGATCGCGGAGCAGTGTGCCTGGCGGCAGGCCGGCAAACCGGCTCACGTGGGACCCGCGCGACGCGGCCAGACGTACGCCGGCACGGACCGGCAGGTCCGCGGCAAGCTGCTCGCGGTGCTGCGCGAGGCCGTGACACCGGTGCCCCAGTCGGCGCTGGACGCGGTCTGGCACGAGCCGCTGCAGCGGGGCCGTGCCCTGGACGGGCTGGTCGCCGACGGACTGGTCGAGCCGCTGGAGAACGGCTGTTACCGCCTCCCGCTGACCTGA
- a CDS encoding SigE family RNA polymerase sigma factor, which yields MAHGEVLEFEEYVRTRQEALLRSARRLVPDPVDAQDLLQTALVRTYGRWDGIADKSLADAYLRRVMINTRTEWWRARKLEEVPTEQLPDASVEDGSEQRADRALLMDVLKVLAPKQRSVVVLRHWEQMSTEETAAALGMSAGTVKSTLHRALARLRQELEARELDARTLERYEARRADRHDGRERERCAA from the coding sequence ATGGCGCACGGCGAGGTGCTCGAATTCGAGGAGTACGTACGCACCAGGCAGGAGGCGCTGCTGCGCAGCGCCCGCCGCCTCGTCCCCGACCCGGTCGACGCACAGGACCTCCTCCAGACCGCGCTCGTGCGCACCTACGGCCGGTGGGACGGAATCGCGGACAAGTCGCTCGCCGACGCGTACCTTCGCCGCGTGATGATCAATACGCGCACCGAGTGGTGGCGGGCCCGCAAGCTCGAGGAGGTCCCCACCGAGCAGCTGCCCGACGCCAGCGTCGAGGACGGCAGCGAACAGCGCGCGGACCGCGCGCTGCTGATGGACGTGCTCAAGGTGCTGGCGCCCAAGCAGCGCAGCGTCGTGGTGCTGCGGCACTGGGAGCAGATGAGTACCGAGGAGACCGCCGCCGCGCTCGGAATGTCGGCCGGTACGGTGAAGAGCACGCTGCACCGGGCGCTCGCCCGGCTCCGCCAGGAGCTCGAGGCACGGGAGCTGGACGCCCGCACCCTGGAGCGGTACGAGGCGCGGCGTGCCGATCGGCATGACGGACGGGAGCGGGAGCGGTGCGCGGCCTGA
- the cseB gene encoding two-component system response regulator CseB yields MAETHVLFVEDDDVIREATQLALERDGFAVTAVPDGLLGLEAFRSDRPDIALLDVMVPGLDGVSLCRRIRDESTVPVIMLSARADSIDVVLGLEAGADDYVTKPFDGAVLVARIRAVLRRFGHASGPAGDGGPAGRQEQCGALTFGDLEVDTEGMEVRRAGEPVSLTPTEMRLLLEFSSAPGTVLSRDKLLDRVWDYGWGGDTRVVDVHVQRLRTKIGQDRIETVRGFGYKLKA; encoded by the coding sequence ATGGCCGAGACCCATGTCCTGTTCGTCGAGGACGACGATGTCATCCGCGAGGCCACGCAACTCGCGCTGGAGCGCGACGGCTTCGCGGTCACCGCGGTGCCCGACGGGCTGCTCGGCCTCGAGGCCTTCCGGTCGGACCGGCCCGACATCGCGCTGCTGGACGTGATGGTCCCCGGCCTCGACGGGGTGAGCCTGTGCCGGCGCATCCGCGACGAGTCGACGGTCCCCGTGATCATGCTCTCGGCGCGCGCCGACTCGATCGACGTGGTGCTCGGACTGGAGGCCGGTGCGGACGACTACGTCACCAAGCCCTTCGACGGCGCCGTGCTCGTCGCCCGTATCCGTGCCGTGCTGCGCCGCTTCGGCCATGCGAGCGGCCCGGCGGGCGACGGCGGCCCCGCGGGGCGGCAGGAGCAGTGCGGCGCGCTGACCTTCGGCGACCTCGAGGTCGACACCGAGGGCATGGAGGTACGCAGGGCCGGCGAGCCGGTGTCGCTGACGCCGACCGAGATGCGGCTGCTGCTGGAGTTCTCGTCCGCCCCCGGCACCGTGCTCTCGCGCGACAAGCTGCTGGACCGGGTCTGGGACTACGGCTGGGGCGGCGACACCCGGGTCGTGGACGTCCATGTCCAGCGTCTGCGCACCAAGATCGGCCAGGACCGGATCGAGACGGTCCGCGGCTTCGGCTACAAGCTCAAGGCATGA
- the cseC gene encoding two-component system sensor histidine kinase CseC yields MRRLVLRTGVRWKISIAIAAVGALIAMALSLVVHNAARVSMLDNARDVQMDRVLLAQRWYETSKNKDPRFNSKINDPALPDALQRLMREKRRGSYIDEGHDGTPEIWAAVPLAGGDVLSLHTEFAGRSAEIMQDLDRALIIGSLSVVLGGSALGVLIGGQLSRRLRKAAAAAGHVAQGNHEVRVRDAIGGVVRDETDDLARAVDALTDALNERIEAERRVTADIAHELRTPVTGLLTAAELLPPGRPTELVRDRAQAMRTLVEDVLEVARLDSASERAELQEIQLGEFVGRRVAVFHPEAEVRVVHNSWVSTDPRRLERILGNLLTNAAKYGKGPIEVTVEGRVVRVRDHGPGFPESVLREGPSRFRTGASDRAGTGHGLGLTIAAGQARVLGARLTFRNAAPEGATPLGASGGAIAVLWLPEHAPTNTGSFPVLTPEADREPERRKRLKRPRLKRRG; encoded by the coding sequence ATGAGGCGTCTCGTTCTGCGCACCGGCGTCCGCTGGAAGATCAGCATCGCGATCGCGGCGGTCGGCGCGCTGATCGCCATGGCGCTCAGTCTGGTCGTGCACAATGCCGCCCGGGTCTCCATGCTCGACAACGCCCGCGACGTCCAGATGGACCGGGTCCTGCTGGCGCAGCGCTGGTACGAGACGTCCAAGAACAAGGACCCGCGCTTCAACAGCAAGATCAACGACCCCGCGCTGCCGGACGCGCTCCAGCGGCTGATGCGGGAGAAGCGGCGCGGCTCGTACATCGACGAGGGCCATGACGGGACGCCCGAGATCTGGGCCGCCGTGCCCTTGGCGGGCGGTGACGTGCTCTCCCTGCACACCGAGTTCGCCGGGCGCAGCGCCGAGATCATGCAGGACCTGGACCGGGCACTGATCATCGGTTCCCTCTCGGTCGTACTGGGCGGTTCCGCGTTGGGAGTCCTGATCGGCGGGCAGCTCTCGCGCCGGCTGCGCAAGGCGGCCGCCGCGGCCGGACATGTCGCCCAGGGCAACCACGAGGTCCGGGTGCGGGACGCGATCGGCGGCGTCGTGCGCGACGAGACCGACGATCTGGCGCGGGCCGTCGACGCGCTCACCGACGCCCTCAACGAACGGATCGAGGCGGAGCGCCGGGTCACCGCGGACATCGCACACGAGCTGCGCACACCGGTCACGGGGTTGCTCACGGCGGCCGAGCTGCTGCCGCCCGGGCGGCCGACCGAGCTCGTACGGGACCGGGCCCAGGCCATGCGGACACTGGTGGAGGACGTGCTGGAGGTGGCAAGGCTCGACAGCGCCTCCGAGCGGGCCGAGCTCCAGGAGATCCAGCTCGGCGAGTTCGTCGGGCGCAGGGTCGCCGTGTTCCATCCCGAGGCGGAGGTCCGGGTGGTGCACAACTCCTGGGTGAGCACCGACCCCCGGCGCCTGGAGCGCATCCTGGGCAATCTGCTCACCAACGCGGCCAAGTACGGCAAGGGCCCGATCGAGGTCACCGTCGAGGGCCGGGTGGTGCGGGTGCGGGACCACGGGCCCGGTTTCCCGGAGTCGGTACTGCGGGAGGGACCGAGCCGGTTCCGCACGGGCGCCAGCGACCGTGCGGGTACGGGCCACGGTCTGGGCCTCACGATCGCGGCCGGTCAGGCCCGGGTGCTCGGGGCGAGGCTGACGTTCCGCAACGCCGCGCCGGAGGGCGCGACGCCGCTGGGGGCCTCCGGTGGGGCGATCGCGGTGCTCTGGCTGCCCGAGCATGCGCCGACGAACACCGGCAGCTTCCCGGTGCTGACACCGGAAGCGGACCGGGAGCCGGAGCGGCGGAAGAGGCTGAAGCGGCCCCGGCTGAAGCGCCGCGGCTGA
- a CDS encoding M23 family metallopeptidase, which translates to MSKRTMIHQLRPSVLRTRGAVVAAGMGAVMVVGAGAGVASADAGKAAKPAVVDAASAVAAQADAQANAAKAKAAKKTAKKKPAKKAPAWVKPVSKYTLTASFAQGGAMWSAKHSGQDFAVPIGTQVKAAGAGTVVKAGPNGGGDGPAYGNAIVIKHNNGKYSQYAHLSKINVNVGAKVKTGQNIAKSGNTGNSSGPHLHFEIRTTPNYGSALNPMSFLRSAGVNL; encoded by the coding sequence ATGTCGAAGCGCACCATGATCCACCAGCTCCGCCCGTCCGTGCTCCGTACTCGTGGTGCTGTCGTGGCCGCCGGAATGGGTGCCGTGATGGTCGTCGGAGCCGGTGCGGGTGTCGCCTCCGCCGACGCGGGCAAGGCGGCCAAGCCGGCCGTCGTGGACGCCGCCTCTGCCGTCGCCGCCCAGGCCGACGCCCAGGCGAACGCCGCGAAGGCGAAGGCCGCCAAGAAGACCGCCAAGAAGAAGCCCGCCAAGAAGGCCCCGGCGTGGGTCAAGCCGGTCAGCAAGTACACGCTGACCGCGAGCTTCGCGCAGGGTGGTGCCATGTGGTCCGCCAAGCACTCCGGCCAGGACTTCGCCGTGCCGATCGGCACGCAGGTCAAGGCGGCCGGTGCCGGTACCGTCGTCAAGGCGGGCCCGAACGGCGGCGGCGACGGCCCCGCCTACGGCAACGCCATCGTGATCAAGCACAACAACGGCAAGTACTCCCAGTACGCCCACCTGTCGAAGATCAACGTGAACGTGGGCGCGAAGGTGAAGACCGGCCAGAACATCGCCAAGTCCGGCAACACCGGTAACTCGTCCGGCCCCCACCTGCACTTCGAGATCCGCACGACGCCGAACTACGGCTCGGCGCTCAACCCGATGTCGTTCCTGCGTTCCGCCGGCGTCAACCTGTGA
- the dacB gene encoding D-alanyl-D-alanine carboxypeptidase/D-alanyl-D-alanine-endopeptidase: MSRPVVRIRHRALRRAWIWPLAAGLACTLTWSSPAGAGPSDTGLKGALDKVLADPRTDGGAVSVVVADAATGERLYQRDSGDRLMPASNTKLATSAAAMAALGPDHRFSTDVLTTGRRQGHTLTGDLYLRGSGDPTLLAADYRRLAADVAASGIKRVTGRLVADDTRFDDQRLGRSWAADDESAYYSAQISALTLAPDTDYDSGTVVVEVAPGARPGERPRVKLTPSTDYVRLDVSATTVGTGLPDTLTVSREHGTNTITISGEVPVGAATAKEWIAVWEPTGYAAAVFADALAEHGVRLSGTPRLGRPTPAGARTLASHRSMPLSELMHPFMKLSNNMHAEALTKAMGHRASGQGTWDAGLAAIGAQLEKEGVRTSTLRQADGSGLSRMNMFPAAELATLLLSVRDAPWFADWYASLPVACAPDRAVGGTLRSRMCGTPAALNARGKTGSLTGASALSGYVTDAAGRELVYSVVLNNYLASSVKSIEDAVVVTLASSDTAAGTIVPAAPSRTRTVEPEASLECSWRKPASC; this comes from the coding sequence ATGAGTAGACCCGTGGTTCGTATCCGTCACCGCGCGCTGCGCCGCGCATGGATCTGGCCGCTCGCCGCCGGCCTCGCCTGCACGCTCACCTGGAGCTCGCCGGCCGGGGCCGGCCCGTCCGACACCGGCCTCAAGGGTGCCCTCGACAAGGTCCTCGCGGACCCCAGGACGGACGGCGGGGCCGTGAGCGTCGTGGTCGCCGACGCCGCCACCGGTGAGCGTCTCTACCAGCGCGACAGCGGCGACCGTCTGATGCCCGCCTCCAACACCAAGCTCGCCACCTCCGCCGCGGCCATGGCCGCGCTCGGCCCGGACCACCGCTTCAGCACGGACGTGCTCACCACGGGCCGCCGCCAGGGCCACACCCTCACCGGCGACCTGTATCTGCGCGGAAGCGGCGATCCCACCCTCCTCGCGGCCGACTACCGGCGCCTCGCGGCGGACGTCGCGGCGTCCGGCATCAAGCGCGTCACCGGACGTCTCGTCGCCGACGACACCCGCTTCGACGACCAGCGCCTCGGCCGGTCCTGGGCGGCCGACGACGAGTCCGCCTACTACTCCGCACAGATCTCGGCGCTCACCCTCGCCCCCGACACCGACTACGACTCCGGCACCGTCGTCGTCGAGGTGGCACCGGGCGCCCGGCCGGGCGAGCGCCCCCGGGTGAAGCTGACACCGTCCACCGACTACGTACGCCTCGACGTCAGCGCCACCACGGTCGGGACGGGCCTGCCGGACACGCTGACCGTCTCCCGGGAGCACGGCACGAACACGATCACGATCAGCGGTGAGGTCCCGGTCGGCGCGGCAACCGCCAAGGAGTGGATCGCGGTCTGGGAACCGACCGGCTACGCGGCCGCCGTGTTCGCCGACGCACTCGCCGAGCACGGCGTAAGGCTCTCGGGCACTCCCCGCCTGGGCCGGCCGACCCCGGCCGGGGCGCGCACGCTCGCCTCGCACCGCTCCATGCCGCTCAGCGAACTGATGCACCCGTTCATGAAGCTCTCCAACAACATGCACGCGGAGGCGCTCACCAAGGCGATGGGGCACCGGGCGTCGGGACAGGGCACCTGGGACGCGGGCCTCGCCGCGATCGGCGCCCAGCTGGAGAAGGAGGGCGTCAGGACCTCCACACTCCGCCAGGCGGACGGCTCGGGACTCTCCCGGATGAACATGTTCCCGGCCGCGGAGCTGGCGACCCTGCTGCTCTCGGTCCGCGACGCCCCGTGGTTCGCCGACTGGTACGCGTCCCTACCGGTGGCCTGCGCCCCCGACCGCGCCGTGGGCGGCACGTTGCGTTCCCGCATGTGCGGCACCCCGGCCGCGCTCAACGCCCGCGGGAAGACCGGTTCACTGACGGGCGCCTCGGCGCTGTCGGGATACGTCACCGACGCCGCGGGACGAGAGCTCGTCTACAGCGTCGTCCTCAACAATTACCTCGCCTCCTCGGTGAAGAGCATCGAGGACGCGGTCGTCGTCACCCTGGCGTCCTCGGACACCGCTGCGGGCACGATCGTGCCCGCAGCGCCCTCGCGTACCCGCACCGTGGAGCCCGAGGCCTCGCTGGAATGCTCCTGGCGCAAGCCCGCATCCTGCTGA